In Vibrio hippocampi, the following are encoded in one genomic region:
- a CDS encoding helix-turn-helix transcriptional regulator has product MKILYDKHVVEYYLSGLITSGKASKEDIDKEIGLSTRNIYCDSYINSYSFIKLLKLCDETGFLKEDELSLFENKIDGYCFVDDNHRNRLLKIYNSKTLYDFLYRFKAESAIYSSTHHFDISHDNNYFYLYHEFINKQESFTSPQSAFYILLHLVHEIFDIKREHIHIWFNKYGIRDSENFKRLTGNDFGLTNNLQSIIRFSIKEFNTENSKYNPYLDRILNQDNSVYTDKKENTEIVTNTINLFLTENQQMPTLDYITHHVGMSKSTLFRRLESEGTSYSEIKLQIRMNLAKKLLSTTDYSLTEISDVAGFNSISSFSRTFKTTEKMTPSAYRKSR; this is encoded by the coding sequence ATGAAAATTTTATATGATAAGCATGTGGTTGAATATTACCTTTCTGGACTGATCACGTCTGGGAAAGCATCAAAAGAAGATATTGATAAAGAAATAGGGTTAAGCACTAGAAATATATACTGTGATTCGTATATTAATTCTTACTCTTTTATTAAGCTATTAAAACTTTGCGATGAAACTGGTTTTTTAAAGGAAGACGAATTATCTTTATTTGAAAACAAAATAGACGGCTATTGTTTTGTTGATGATAATCATCGCAATAGATTGCTGAAAATTTACAACTCAAAAACACTCTATGATTTTTTATACCGTTTTAAAGCAGAAAGCGCTATCTACTCTAGCACTCACCACTTTGATATCAGTCATGATAATAATTACTTCTATCTTTATCATGAATTCATAAATAAGCAAGAGTCCTTTACCTCACCTCAATCTGCCTTTTATATATTACTTCATTTAGTTCATGAGATATTTGACATTAAAAGAGAACATATTCATATTTGGTTTAATAAATATGGCATAAGAGATAGTGAAAATTTCAAAAGACTTACCGGAAATGACTTTGGACTCACCAATAACTTGCAAAGCATCATTCGGTTTTCAATCAAGGAATTCAACACTGAAAACAGCAAGTACAATCCCTATTTAGACAGAATACTGAATCAAGACAACTCTGTGTATACAGATAAAAAAGAAAATACAGAGATTGTCACAAACACCATTAATTTATTTTTAACTGAAAATCAGCAAATGCCCACGCTGGATTATATAACACACCATGTTGGCATGAGTAAGTCAACGCTATTCAGGCGACTAGAATCTGAAGGAACTAGTTATAGTGAAATAAAACTACAGATTAGAATGAATTTAGCTAAAAAGTTATTATCCACTACTGATTACTCCCTCACAGAAATCAGTGATGTTGCTGGCTTTAACAGTATTTCATCATTTAGCCGAACGTTTAAAACAACCGAAAAAATGACACCGAGCGCATATCGAAAGAGTCGATAG